In a single window of the Blattabacterium cuenoti genome:
- the purE gene encoding 5-(carboxyamino)imidazole ribonucleotide mutase, protein MKVAIFLGSISDKSVMKITVELLKQFNISYKSYVISAHRLPDILSKTIKEIESEGTDVIIAGAGLSAHLPGFISSKTVLPVIGVPIYCNNNYGSLGGIDALFSMVQMPKDVPVATVGINNSYNAALFAIHILAIKYQDIRKLLLKFRMKKKEKLISEIKQHLLP, encoded by the coding sequence ATGAAAGTGGCTATATTTCTTGGAAGTATTTCTGATAAATCAGTTATGAAAATAACAGTGGAACTACTCAAACAATTTAACATAAGTTATAAATCTTATGTAATTTCTGCACATCGATTACCAGATATTTTATCAAAAACTATAAAAGAAATAGAATCTGAAGGTACAGATGTAATTATTGCAGGAGCTGGATTATCCGCTCATTTACCTGGATTTATTTCTTCTAAAACAGTTTTACCTGTTATAGGAGTCCCTATTTATTGCAATAATAACTATGGATCTTTAGGAGGTATAGATGCCCTTTTTTCTATGGTACAAATGCCAAAAGATGTTCCCGTTGCTACAGTAGGGATAAATAATTCCTATAATGCAGCTTTATTTGCCATTCATATTTTAGCTATAAAATATCAAGATATAAGAAAATTATTGCTAAAATTTAGAATGAAAAAAAAAGAAAAATTAATATCTGAAATCAAGCAACATTTATTACCATGA
- the purF gene encoding amidophosphoribosyltransferase, whose amino-acid sequence MEKRYFFSKKMIDQLFPSILENNDFDKFHDECGVFGIYSPYKIDTFSLVQFGLFALQHRGQEACGFSVLQDGFIISHKSEGLVLDFFRKISNSECYHGNAVIGHTRYSTEGGQSKKNIQPFFGEDSYGKSTISIVHNGNLVNAQYIRKKLESKGINFISEYSDSEVILRLIQKYLPESGNSLEKAIQKTTIDIKGAYSVIVLMDNKMAAFRDPNGIRPLCYGMLNEETYIFSSETCGIDSVGGFYVRDLFPGEIIIVDKKSIQFSLLTERKNTKKRICSFEYIYFSRPDSLIENINVYEIREKSGEKLYEQHPVEADVVIGVPDSGVPASIGYSKASGIPFKPILVKNKYIGRSFILPQQKMREKMVNLKLNPILDEIKGKRIVIIDDSIVRGTTSRRLVYILRKAGAKEIHFRSASPPIIGPCYLGVDTPSKKDLISYNHIDKKSIAKILNVDSLEFLSMDNFIDILGSTHHCFGCFTGNYPVKKN is encoded by the coding sequence ATGGAAAAAAGATATTTTTTTTCCAAAAAAATGATAGATCAATTATTCCCTTCTATTTTGGAAAATAATGATTTCGATAAATTTCATGATGAATGTGGTGTTTTTGGTATTTATTCCCCTTATAAAATAGACACTTTTTCTTTAGTTCAATTTGGTTTATTTGCATTACAACATAGAGGACAAGAAGCTTGTGGTTTTTCTGTTTTGCAAGATGGTTTTATTATATCACATAAAAGCGAAGGACTTGTTTTAGATTTTTTTAGAAAAATATCTAATTCTGAATGTTATCATGGAAATGCTGTAATTGGACATACTCGTTATTCTACAGAAGGAGGACAAAGTAAAAAAAATATTCAACCTTTTTTTGGAGAAGATTCCTATGGAAAAAGTACTATATCTATAGTACATAATGGAAACTTAGTTAATGCTCAATATATTCGTAAAAAATTGGAATCTAAAGGTATCAATTTCATATCTGAATACTCAGATTCCGAAGTTATTCTACGTTTAATACAAAAATATTTACCAGAATCTGGTAATAGTTTAGAAAAAGCAATTCAAAAAACAACTATAGATATTAAAGGAGCTTATTCTGTGATTGTACTTATGGATAATAAAATGGCTGCATTTAGAGATCCAAACGGAATACGTCCTTTATGTTATGGAATGTTGAATGAAGAAACTTACATATTTAGTTCTGAAACTTGTGGAATTGATTCTGTTGGAGGATTCTATGTAAGAGATTTGTTCCCTGGAGAAATTATAATTGTGGATAAAAAATCAATTCAATTTTCTTTACTTACAGAAAGAAAAAATACAAAAAAAAGAATATGTTCTTTTGAATATATTTATTTTTCTCGTCCTGATTCCTTAATTGAAAATATCAATGTTTATGAAATTCGTGAAAAAAGTGGAGAAAAACTTTATGAACAACATCCAGTAGAAGCGGATGTTGTCATTGGAGTTCCAGACTCTGGAGTTCCAGCCTCTATTGGATATTCTAAAGCTTCTGGAATCCCTTTTAAACCTATTTTAGTAAAAAATAAATATATTGGAAGATCATTTATTCTCCCCCAACAAAAAATGCGTGAAAAAATGGTTAACTTGAAATTAAATCCTATATTAGATGAAATAAAAGGAAAACGGATTGTTATTATTGATGATTCTATAGTTCGTGGAACTACTAGCCGTAGACTAGTTTACATATTAAGAAAAGCAGGAGCTAAAGAAATTCATTTTAGAAGCGCTTCTCCTCCTATTATAGGCCCATGTTATTTAGGAGTCGATACTCCAAGTAAAAAAGATCTTATATCATACAATCATATTGATAAAAAAAGTATAGCAAAAATTCTAAATGTAGACAGTTTAGAATTTTTAAGTATGGATAATTTTATAGATATACTTGGAAGTACTCATCATTGTTTTGGTTGTTTTACCGGAAATTATCCAGTTAAAAAAAACTAA
- a CDS encoding phosphoribosylformylglycinamidine synthase: MNFRIYIQKKRPFDIDSRKLHKELESMNISLSNVIIYHIYDLFNINEKLFSESLSKVFVDPVTDILHRKIHLNTSYIEYFPEKYDDRAHAAIQCIKVLDPKYPKVFVKTGQLIELIGIKNKQDLYKIKKFYIKSCLNIKNKKNETKIIDNFINFSLEEITRFHNRWNFSMDINDLLFIQKYFFKEKRNPTLGELRIFDVYWSDHCRHTTFFTSLVNISFDGSLKKTYQSIFKKYLKDRDLIGISKFPINLMDLSCLPAKILYRKGKLNNYVLSNEHNACMMMVNVDFVESKKKEKWYLLFKNETHNHPTEIYPFEGASTCVGGAIRDPLSGRAFVYQGIRLSGAADPTHSKTFNGKLPQHKICFESARGYSSYGNQIGLATTHVNEIYHEGYRAKRMEIGMVVGAVPVDFVKQDKPKKGDIILLIGGLTKKEGIGGAIDSSRAHHPDLKNNIQQKGDPIIERKIQRFFRKKEVISLIKKCNDFGAGGAAVAIGELSDSLVLDLDKIPLVENADNIEAIEIALSESQERMAVILDSKDVKKFIHLAHEENIMSVPIGEITDNKRIIFYYKKKEIFNVKSDFLNTKGSHKEKSVRVNSPISVSPFNKSKKIFFSKKTFLNTLSKLNIASQKSLIEMFDSTVGGTTVLMPFGGKYQMTPSEGSAQKIPVFRGNTNTVSLVSWGFHPEVSVWSPFHGGAYAIIECISKIVSMGGNYRNTYFSFQEYYRKLGNNPENWGKPFSALLGAYHAQMSLELASIGGKDSMSGTYKNLHVPPTFIAFGVSTGLCFNIISPEFKKVGNKIYLYYHNSLKNEMPDFNSIKKAYDQVYEGICSGKIVSVKTVKDGGISVAIAKMSFGNRLGAVIDYKDHLLETNIGSLIIESSSSISEDNFIPIGEIISSKHLNFNGIFIDIDECIKNWVKTFYPIFSFNEEENNININKIEKIKKKESYHSVIWKCKFRKKGKPRVFIPIFPGTNSEFESIRAFEKEGSIVNTFVFKNQSDKDIVESIFYFKKYIESVQIFMLCGGFSAGDEPDGSAKFIVSILHNPYIQDAIKYFLDKDGLILGICNGFQGLIKSGLLPYGKIGLRNYNSPTLTYNKIEKHISQCVHIKVISDHSPWLNGMKNKIYTLPISHSEGRFYASKETINILLNKNQIATQYVDIEGKPSLDRLYNPNGSVEAIEGLLSENGKIYGRMTHPERYDSGLLKNIPNMHEHSIFKNAVQYFL, from the coding sequence ATGAATTTTAGAATTTATATACAAAAAAAAAGGCCTTTTGATATTGATTCTAGAAAATTGCATAAGGAATTGGAAAGTATGAATATTTCATTATCCAATGTAATTATTTATCATATATATGATTTATTTAATATAAATGAAAAACTTTTTTCAGAAAGTTTATCAAAAGTTTTTGTAGATCCTGTTACAGATATTTTGCATAGAAAAATACATTTGAATACTTCATATATAGAATATTTTCCAGAAAAATATGATGATAGAGCTCATGCAGCTATACAATGCATAAAAGTTCTAGACCCTAAATATCCCAAAGTTTTTGTAAAGACTGGCCAATTAATTGAATTAATTGGTATTAAAAATAAACAGGATTTATATAAAATTAAAAAATTTTATATAAAGTCATGCTTAAATATAAAAAACAAAAAAAATGAAACCAAAATTATAGATAATTTCATTAATTTTTCTCTTGAAGAAATAACTAGATTCCATAATAGATGGAATTTTTCTATGGATATTAATGATTTGCTATTTATACAGAAATATTTTTTTAAAGAAAAGCGTAATCCAACATTAGGAGAATTACGTATATTCGATGTTTACTGGTCTGATCATTGTCGTCATACAACGTTTTTTACCTCATTAGTCAATATATCTTTTGATGGATCATTGAAAAAAACATATCAAAGTATTTTTAAAAAGTATTTAAAAGATAGAGATTTAATAGGGATATCCAAATTTCCTATAAATCTTATGGATTTATCCTGTCTTCCTGCTAAAATTCTTTATAGGAAGGGAAAATTGAATAATTATGTTTTATCAAATGAACATAATGCATGTATGATGATGGTAAATGTAGATTTCGTAGAAAGTAAAAAAAAAGAAAAATGGTATTTATTATTTAAAAATGAAACTCACAATCATCCTACTGAAATTTATCCTTTTGAAGGAGCTTCTACTTGTGTAGGAGGAGCCATTCGTGATCCTTTATCAGGTAGAGCGTTTGTTTATCAGGGAATTAGGTTAAGTGGGGCTGCTGATCCTACCCATTCAAAAACTTTTAATGGAAAATTACCACAACATAAAATTTGTTTTGAATCAGCTCGTGGTTATAGTTCTTATGGAAATCAAATAGGATTAGCAACTACCCATGTAAACGAAATTTATCATGAAGGATATAGAGCTAAAAGAATGGAAATAGGGATGGTTGTTGGAGCAGTTCCTGTTGATTTTGTAAAACAGGATAAACCTAAAAAAGGGGATATCATTTTGTTAATTGGAGGATTGACAAAAAAAGAAGGGATTGGAGGTGCTATAGATTCTTCTAGAGCACATCATCCGGATTTAAAAAATAATATTCAACAAAAAGGAGATCCAATAATAGAAAGAAAAATTCAAAGATTTTTTAGAAAAAAAGAAGTTATTTCTTTGATAAAAAAATGTAATGATTTCGGAGCAGGAGGAGCTGCAGTTGCTATAGGAGAATTAAGTGATAGTTTAGTCCTTGATTTAGACAAAATACCACTAGTAGAAAATGCAGATAATATAGAAGCTATAGAAATTGCCCTTTCTGAATCTCAAGAACGTATGGCTGTAATATTAGACTCCAAAGATGTTAAAAAATTTATTCATTTAGCTCATGAAGAAAATATTATGTCTGTACCTATAGGTGAAATAACTGATAACAAACGTATTATTTTTTATTACAAAAAAAAAGAAATTTTTAATGTAAAAAGTGATTTTTTGAACACAAAAGGATCTCATAAAGAAAAATCCGTTCGTGTGAATTCTCCTATTTCAGTTTCCCCTTTTAATAAATCAAAAAAAATATTCTTTAGCAAAAAAACATTTTTAAATACTCTTTCTAAATTAAATATAGCTTCTCAAAAAAGTTTAATAGAGATGTTTGATAGTACTGTAGGTGGCACTACAGTTTTAATGCCTTTTGGAGGAAAATATCAAATGACTCCATCTGAAGGAAGTGCACAAAAAATTCCTGTTTTTAGAGGAAATACAAATACAGTTAGTTTAGTTTCTTGGGGATTTCATCCTGAAGTTTCTGTTTGGAGTCCTTTTCATGGAGGTGCTTATGCTATTATTGAATGTATTTCCAAAATTGTTTCTATGGGAGGGAATTATAGAAATACTTATTTTAGTTTTCAAGAATATTATCGAAAATTGGGTAATAATCCAGAAAATTGGGGGAAACCTTTTTCTGCTTTATTAGGAGCTTATCATGCTCAAATGTCGTTAGAATTAGCTTCTATAGGAGGTAAAGATTCTATGTCTGGAACATATAAAAATTTACATGTTCCTCCAACATTTATCGCTTTTGGTGTATCTACAGGTTTGTGTTTCAATATAATATCTCCTGAATTTAAAAAAGTAGGGAATAAAATCTATTTGTATTATCACAATTCATTAAAAAATGAAATGCCAGATTTTAATTCCATAAAAAAAGCCTATGACCAAGTTTATGAAGGAATTTGTTCTGGAAAAATTGTTTCGGTAAAAACGGTGAAAGATGGAGGCATTTCTGTTGCTATTGCCAAGATGTCTTTTGGAAATCGTTTAGGAGCAGTTATTGATTATAAAGATCATTTACTTGAAACTAACATAGGTTCCTTAATTATCGAATCTTCATCTTCCATTTCAGAAGATAATTTTATTCCAATAGGAGAAATTATTTCTTCTAAGCATTTAAATTTTAATGGAATATTCATTGATATAGATGAATGTATAAAAAATTGGGTAAAAACTTTTTATCCTATTTTTTCTTTTAATGAAGAAGAAAATAATATTAATATTAACAAAATAGAAAAAATTAAAAAAAAAGAAAGTTATCATTCTGTCATATGGAAATGCAAATTTAGAAAAAAAGGAAAACCTCGTGTATTTATTCCTATATTTCCTGGTACAAATAGTGAATTTGAATCAATTCGTGCATTTGAAAAAGAAGGATCTATAGTAAATACTTTTGTTTTTAAAAATCAATCGGATAAAGATATTGTAGAATCTATATTTTATTTTAAAAAGTATATAGAATCCGTTCAAATATTTATGCTTTGTGGAGGTTTTAGTGCTGGAGATGAACCAGATGGATCTGCTAAATTTATTGTATCTATATTACACAATCCATATATTCAAGATGCTATTAAATATTTTCTTGATAAAGATGGATTAATTTTAGGAATTTGTAATGGTTTTCAAGGACTAATTAAATCTGGATTATTACCTTATGGGAAGATTGGTTTAAGAAATTATAATTCTCCTACATTAACCTACAATAAAATAGAAAAACATATATCCCAATGTGTTCATATTAAAGTAATTTCGGATCATTCTCCATGGCTAAATGGTATGAAAAATAAAATATATACACTTCCCATATCTCATAGTGAAGGAAGATTTTATGCAAGCAAAGAAACAATAAATATTTTATTGAATAAAAATCAAATTGCCACACAATATGTAGATATAGAAGGAAAACCTAGTTTAGATAGATTATATAATCCTAATGGATCTGTTGAAGCCATTGAGGGATTATTAAGTGAAAATGGTAAAATTTATGGTAGAATGACTCATCCAGAACGTTATGATTCTGGATTATTAAAAAATATTCCTAATATGCATGAGCATTCTATTTTTAAAAATGCAGTACAATATTTTTTATAA
- the purD gene encoding phosphoribosylamine--glycine ligase, with the protein MKILILGGGGREHAIGKKLLEDYHLIQLYFYPGNGGTSIIGINIDNHHTVLDLGIFAKKNAIDITIVGSEIFLLEGVVDIFQNFGLKIIGPHYLAAKLEGNRIFAKSFMKKYGIRTPKYDIFYCYEKAIDFLKKKTNSIAIKTNGIASGKGVFLAHNQNEAENALKNIMIKKKFGKSGNQIIIEEFLQGKEVSIISIFNGKNIIPFLSAKDYKKVEDDEKGLNTGGMGAVVPNPYMTNSIWIDFKKNILEPTLEGLLIEKLTFFGFLYFGLIITSNKVYLLEYNTRIGDPEAQALFPLMKSNFLNIIQSIFKDKDKEISIDWKKLCSCCVVLSSRGYPEKYESGKIITGLNSLEEPFYIAGAKREREKWITSSGRVINIVGIGNSIQEARKKAYDKVKKIQFDNLYFRKDIGL; encoded by the coding sequence ATGAAAATTTTAATTCTTGGAGGTGGAGGACGTGAACATGCTATCGGAAAAAAATTATTGGAAGATTATCATTTGATACAACTTTATTTTTACCCTGGAAATGGAGGAACGAGTATAATAGGAATAAATATTGATAATCATCATACGGTATTAGATTTAGGGATTTTTGCTAAAAAAAATGCAATAGATATAACTATTGTAGGATCCGAAATTTTTCTATTAGAAGGAGTTGTAGATATTTTTCAAAATTTTGGGTTAAAAATAATTGGACCACATTATTTAGCTGCTAAACTTGAAGGAAATCGCATTTTTGCTAAATCTTTTATGAAAAAATATGGAATTCGTACACCTAAGTATGATATTTTTTATTGTTATGAAAAAGCTATAGATTTCTTGAAAAAAAAGACGAATTCTATAGCTATAAAAACTAATGGAATAGCTTCAGGAAAAGGAGTTTTTTTAGCCCATAATCAAAATGAAGCTGAAAATGCTTTAAAAAACATTATGATAAAAAAAAAGTTTGGAAAATCTGGAAACCAAATTATCATAGAAGAATTTTTACAAGGAAAAGAGGTCTCTATTATATCTATTTTTAATGGAAAAAACATTATTCCTTTCTTATCGGCCAAAGATTATAAAAAAGTTGAAGATGATGAAAAAGGATTAAATACAGGAGGAATGGGTGCAGTTGTTCCTAATCCATATATGACAAATTCTATTTGGATAGATTTTAAAAAAAATATTTTGGAACCTACTTTAGAAGGATTACTTATAGAAAAATTAACTTTTTTTGGGTTTTTATATTTCGGATTAATAATAACTTCTAACAAAGTTTATTTGTTAGAATATAATACTCGTATTGGAGATCCTGAAGCTCAAGCTCTATTTCCATTAATGAAAAGTAATTTTTTGAATATTATTCAATCTATCTTTAAAGATAAAGATAAGGAAATCTCTATTGATTGGAAAAAATTATGTTCTTGTTGTGTAGTTTTATCATCTAGAGGATATCCTGAAAAATATGAAAGTGGAAAAATTATAACTGGTTTGAATTCTTTAGAAGAACCTTTTTATATTGCTGGAGCAAAAAGAGAACGAGAAAAGTGGATAACATCAAGTGGACGTGTTATTAATATAGTAGGAATAGGAAATTCTATTCAAGAAGCTAGAAAAAAAGCTTATGATAAAGTTAAAAAAATTCAATTTGACAATTTGTATTTCAGAAAAGATATTGGCTTATAA
- the purH gene encoding bifunctional phosphoribosylaminoimidazolecarboxamide formyltransferase/IMP cyclohydrolase: MKRALVSVYEKNEILFNFVSFLDKKGYQIVSTGGTYQFLIKKGLSNIIEVSDLTSFPEILDGRVKTIHPNIYGGILANRSVEKHMKSIHSYNIHLIDIVLVNFYPFCEKIYQKSININSLIEFIDIGGPSILRAAAKNFLHVTAITDSNDYEFVQYEIENYGFPSLKLRKKLAGKAFNFTSAYDSTISQYLLDDQFPTYLQTSYEKKMNLRYGENPHQKAAYYVNTFHKGSMQNFRQLHGKKLSFNNLRDMDIAWKIVTQFSEPACCTVKHSTPCGVALGKNIIEAFQKTYYADTISSFGGIMAVNVPITKELAKEINHIFLEVVLSPSYESDVLNILKIKKNIRIISISEPISDKLEYAQIDGGILVQESDYFFPHEKNYKIVTKKEFSDQELKSLFFAQKVVKYVKSNAIVVAKGTQTLGISGGQTNRIWAARQAIERALEKSKEGLVLVSDAFFPFRDVVDEAARSGGIGAILQPGGSIRDEESIKACNDYGIAMAFTGKRHFKH, from the coding sequence ATGAAAAGAGCTTTGGTTAGTGTTTATGAAAAAAATGAAATATTATTTAATTTTGTCAGTTTTTTAGATAAAAAAGGATACCAAATAGTTTCTACTGGAGGGACTTATCAATTTTTAATCAAAAAAGGGTTATCAAATATTATAGAAGTATCTGATTTGACTTCTTTTCCTGAAATTTTAGATGGAAGAGTTAAAACAATTCATCCTAATATATATGGAGGAATTTTAGCCAATCGTTCCGTTGAAAAACATATGAAATCTATTCATTCTTACAATATTCATCTTATTGATATAGTATTGGTAAATTTTTATCCATTCTGTGAAAAAATATATCAAAAATCTATTAATATTAATTCATTAATAGAATTTATTGATATTGGAGGTCCATCTATACTTAGAGCGGCTGCTAAAAATTTTTTGCATGTGACCGCAATCACAGATAGTAATGATTATGAATTTGTTCAATATGAAATTGAAAATTATGGATTTCCTTCATTAAAATTGAGAAAAAAACTAGCAGGAAAAGCATTTAATTTTACTTCTGCTTACGATTCTACTATTTCTCAATATCTTTTAGATGATCAATTTCCTACTTATTTACAGACTTCTTATGAAAAAAAAATGAATCTCCGTTATGGAGAAAATCCTCATCAAAAAGCGGCTTATTATGTTAATACCTTTCATAAAGGATCTATGCAAAATTTTCGTCAATTGCATGGAAAAAAGCTATCATTTAATAATTTAAGAGATATGGATATAGCATGGAAAATTGTTACTCAATTTTCTGAACCTGCTTGTTGTACCGTAAAACATTCCACTCCTTGTGGAGTAGCCTTAGGAAAGAATATTATTGAAGCATTTCAAAAAACTTATTATGCTGATACTATTTCTTCTTTTGGAGGAATAATGGCTGTTAATGTTCCTATTACAAAAGAACTAGCAAAAGAGATTAATCATATTTTTTTAGAAGTTGTTCTTTCTCCAAGTTATGAGAGTGATGTTTTAAATATTTTAAAAATAAAAAAAAATATTAGAATTATTAGTATCAGTGAACCTATTTCAGATAAATTAGAATATGCGCAAATAGACGGAGGAATTTTAGTACAAGAATCAGATTATTTTTTTCCTCATGAAAAAAATTACAAAATAGTTACTAAAAAAGAATTTAGCGATCAAGAACTAAAATCTTTATTTTTTGCTCAAAAAGTAGTAAAATATGTAAAATCTAATGCTATTGTTGTCGCTAAAGGAACACAAACTTTAGGTATTTCTGGAGGTCAAACTAATCGAATTTGGGCTGCTCGTCAAGCTATAGAAAGAGCTTTAGAAAAAAGCAAAGAGGGATTAGTTCTTGTGTCTGACGCTTTTTTCCCTTTTAGAGATGTTGTCGATGAAGCCGCTCGTTCTGGTGGAATAGGTGCTATTCTTCAACCAGGAGGATCTATACGTGATGAAGAATCTATTAAAGCTTGTAATGATTATGGAATTGCAATGGCTTTTACTGGTAAGAGACACTTTAAACATTAA
- the purC gene encoding phosphoribosylaminoimidazolesuccinocarboxamide synthase — MSCTIKKDLLSEGKTKKIYITNNPLEVLIHHKDCLTALDGVKKNFLQDKGILNNEITTLIFQFLNSCGIQTHFIRKINNREQLCHRVNIIPIEFVVRNIVAGSMSKRLGVKEGISLSSPIFEIFYKNDKLKDPLINDHHAVFLEIISYEELSTIYNITSKINHIIKKFFLEKNIILVDFKIEFGKDYKNNILLSDEISPDTCRFWDKKTMKKLDKDPFRTGLKEKEEVFDIYMEILKRLNVS; from the coding sequence ATGAGCTGCACAATTAAAAAAGATCTTTTATCAGAAGGAAAAACAAAAAAGATATATATAACCAACAATCCACTTGAAGTATTAATTCATCATAAAGATTGTCTAACTGCTTTAGATGGGGTAAAAAAAAATTTTTTGCAGGACAAAGGAATTTTAAATAATGAAATAACTACATTGATTTTTCAGTTTTTGAATTCTTGTGGAATTCAAACTCATTTTATACGAAAAATAAACAATAGAGAACAATTATGTCACAGAGTAAATATAATTCCTATAGAATTTGTTGTTCGTAATATTGTTGCGGGAAGTATGTCTAAACGTTTGGGAGTAAAAGAAGGAATTTCTCTTTCCAGTCCTATTTTTGAAATATTTTATAAAAATGATAAGTTAAAAGATCCCTTAATTAATGATCATCATGCAGTATTTCTAGAAATTATTTCTTACGAAGAATTAAGTACCATTTATAACATAACATCGAAAATTAACCATATTATCAAAAAATTTTTTTTGGAGAAAAATATTATATTGGTGGATTTTAAAATAGAATTTGGTAAGGATTATAAAAACAATATTTTACTTTCCGATGAAATAAGTCCAGATACTTGTCGCTTTTGGGATAAAAAAACAATGAAAAAATTGGACAAAGATCCATTTAGAACGGGATTAAAAGAAAAAGAAGAAGTATTTGACATATATATGGAGATCTTAAAAAGATTAAATGTAAGTTAA
- the purM gene encoding phosphoribosylformylglycinamidine cyclo-ligase has protein sequence MKEKKSNMTICKISNIIENTYNNRVMSTLDHFSGFYKIYECGYKEPILVSGVDGVGTKLRLAIDCKKYDVIGEDCFAMCANDVLCHGAIPLFFLDYLACGKLDSTIVEKIVEGIAISCQKTNTCLIGGETAEMPGIYKNKDYDIAGFCVGIVEKNNLIDGKKLIQEGDILIGLPSSGVHSNGFSVIRNIFSTEDFTKSFQGKPFYETLLIPTRIYHFTIHALLKEFFIHGLAHITGGGISDNLYRILPENLSAIVKKKKISIQPVFNYIQKNGNLSEHKMWNTFNMGVGMIIVVSFKEKDSILNKLHLLGENPFILGNIVKGNKRVFLK, from the coding sequence ATGAAAGAGAAAAAAAGTAACATGACCATATGTAAAATTAGTAACATTATAGAAAATACTTATAACAATAGAGTAATGAGCACCTTAGATCATTTTTCTGGTTTTTATAAAATATATGAATGTGGATATAAGGAACCTATTTTAGTATCTGGAGTTGACGGAGTAGGAACCAAATTACGTTTAGCTATAGACTGTAAAAAATATGATGTAATTGGAGAAGATTGTTTTGCAATGTGTGCAAATGATGTTTTATGTCATGGAGCTATTCCTTTATTTTTTTTAGACTATTTAGCTTGTGGAAAATTAGATTCTACTATTGTAGAAAAAATTGTAGAAGGGATTGCTATTTCTTGCCAAAAAACGAACACCTGTCTTATCGGAGGTGAAACGGCAGAAATGCCTGGAATTTATAAAAATAAAGACTATGATATAGCTGGATTTTGTGTAGGTATTGTGGAAAAAAATAATCTTATAGATGGTAAAAAATTAATTCAAGAAGGAGATATTTTAATAGGACTTCCTTCTTCAGGTGTGCATAGTAATGGTTTTTCTGTAATTAGAAATATTTTTTCTACAGAAGATTTTACCAAATCTTTTCAAGGAAAACCGTTTTATGAAACTCTTTTAATTCCAACTCGGATTTATCATTTTACTATTCATGCTTTATTAAAAGAATTTTTTATTCACGGATTAGCTCATATTACTGGAGGAGGAATATCAGATAATCTGTATCGAATTCTTCCAGAAAATTTATCGGCTATAGTTAAAAAAAAAAAGATTTCTATTCAACCTGTTTTTAATTACATTCAAAAAAATGGAAATCTGTCAGAACATAAAATGTGGAATACTTTTAATATGGGAGTAGGAATGATTATAGTCGTTTCTTTTAAAGAAAAAGATTCTATTCTAAATAAACTTCATCTTTTAGGAGAGAACCCTTTTATTCTTGGTAATATTGTGAAAGGAAATAAAAGAGTATTTTTGAAATAA
- a CDS encoding formyltransferase family protein, which translates to MKKIAILVSGKGTNMQHILQAIKNGMLYNSMVNLVISDRWCQAIQYALKKNITIFSLIRTKKKFLSKEIDNILAKYIPDVIVLSGFLSILDANFCEKWFGKVINIHPSLLPKYGGKGMYGIKVHQEIIKNKEKISGATVHYVTKNVDLGDIILKKTCKIDSEETPISLSKKVSMIEKEILIQSINNLKFRN; encoded by the coding sequence ATGAAGAAAATAGCTATTTTAGTTTCTGGAAAGGGGACCAATATGCAGCATATATTACAAGCAATTAAAAACGGAATGCTTTATAATTCTATGGTAAATTTAGTGATTTCTGATCGATGGTGTCAAGCCATTCAATATGCACTGAAAAAAAATATCACAATATTTTCTTTAATAAGAACTAAAAAAAAATTTCTTTCTAAAGAAATAGACAATATACTTGCAAAATATATTCCGGATGTTATAGTTCTTTCAGGATTTCTTTCAATACTTGATGCCAATTTTTGTGAAAAATGGTTTGGTAAAGTTATAAATATTCATCCTTCTTTATTGCCTAAATATGGAGGAAAAGGAATGTATGGAATCAAAGTGCATCAAGAAATTATAAAAAATAAGGAAAAAATATCAGGTGCTACAGTTCACTATGTGACAAAAAACGTAGATTTAGGAGACATAATTTTGAAAAAAACATGCAAAATTGATTCCGAAGAGACTCCAATATCTTTATCAAAAAAAGTTTCTATGATAGAAAAAGAGATATTAATTCAATCTATTAATAACCTTAAATTCAGGAATTAG